A single window of Vidua chalybeata isolate OUT-0048 chromosome 7, bVidCha1 merged haplotype, whole genome shotgun sequence DNA harbors:
- the LOC128790430 gene encoding zinc finger protein 142-like isoform X4, translating into MSAAVTVSEGASREMETLCSELLLPTPGEVGAVGSPGVASAGRAGTPPLAASQDLLLAEASMPGEGAHAEGSNVEIFIEAVAGNVTLSNAASATEVLVKVVELYFCERCGQSFSEASLLSQHQCLLLPPQEHLELPEALLASASEGQSDPRGSELPGASTQESSASECLLCPVCQEAFLQPGQLKEHFKTHRAPSGALPCPERGCHFTTEDRKQLRSHLRHLHGASPVSCACRACPLLFPSRQAMEQHHRTHLPFHCGHCDFITANAKLFWQHRRGHTTESPSEMPTTGDPHSLDQCCILQSASEGQEEPGDCHPGWKASTAKTRPAKPAGTGNSSLKGQKASAGEEDSDSSGDESPEEDGESPCEAEAKEDGKAAPKKVGVPQAQHFKGDVAEGSEYLYKTHMCPECKRCFKKRTHLVEHLHLHFPDPSLQCPNCHKYFTSKSKLKIHMMRETGEKAHRCPLCHYSSVEKNALNRHMASMHEDISNFYSDVYSCPVCEEKFRLSQALKEHLKTHKAEPKRLSCFHGNCNYCAEDRKEFVRHLKDAHGIKAVECKYHACSLLFGTAEAMEAHRKTHYAFHCQQCDFICSNKHVFRKHKKQGHPGSEQLQCSFCPYATFNPVEFHDHVGKMHANEKIHKCTECAFATAHKRVLIRHMLLHTGEKPHKCELCDFTCRDVSYLSKHMLTHSNDKNFMCTECGYITKWKHYLNVHMRKHTGDLRYQCNQCSYRCHRADQLSSHKLRHQGKSLICEVCGFACKRKYELQKHMQAKHSQNYQVPIFQCQYCTYQTKYKQALLNHENCKHTKQKEFRCALCSYCTFSNTSLFFHKRKIHGYVPGDKDWLENYASKELEISSSEALFGYEVGAALHVDASCPLTGKEQWMKEKPSQVESQGEESYQQVFMVPLLEQDATPPESSSEAERGEGEQSCPTAGNALEDDCMQGNVATGSTELTVSEDVAESCTLHLEALNVSSDPLLENLTGQACVTQPERVEMLSCKEPPGAYEMLGSQDGLGLEDSGNTLEDVPDFEEEVDVQEDKVVKGSVVAGDNRGKDTLKEDMGHLEGSCSDHHKVMAHTEGRETSQAKLPEAWLSMLKAPEQGHLPVPEDVPTSGDNARGSSESVLKALRKQDKEQAETLVLEGRVQMLVVQSESQVFKCEKCSYITRKEKSMSLHSKASCQSRRASLVCRECGASFKQQRGLNTHLLKKCPVLLKNNKILKPTNQEAPGLCQPADQPGDNGTETAESEKGGSEESGHAESPWEAELLPDKTQAAGIPLTGAQTSGCHASEKSLLGDSTEVAEEPPQQGGGTEPGGAASASQPGKPSEKYRLEGGKLHCNACSFVCSRVTTITSHVEDGCRNLEQFWCSHCPETFRSRRALKSHCAEKHIVHTEDEPQRTELPEGDPLSLEKDQTNELPLDAAPPKATLPKRKRFSCPTCPFTCHQERAMKTHKKRGCVTLGEFRCTSCPFTSKVAKALRLHRRLHRKHYSKRPQLQCRQCEFTCKQTRCLRQHIRIKHEGVKPHKCRYCEFSTTRRYRLEAHQSLHTGVGRIACGICSQTFGTNSKLRIHRLRVHEKTPTHFCPLCDYSSYLQNDITRHVNSCHHGELNFGCSRCEARFSSETALKQHVLRRHEEKVSYSCPRCDFMCHSEATLKCHVQKQHPHLECSTCKETFATREALEEHKTQHFSHRCELCSFAAKERQQLVQHYMESHEPAAPQDKPLHCPFCDFACQHQLVFDQHMKGHGGTRMYKCSDCEYTTKNRQKITWHIRIHTGEKPYKCHLCKYACADPSRLKYHMRIHKEERKYLCPDCGYKCKWVNQLKYHMTKHTGLKPYRCDECEYCTNRADALRVHKETRHQEARSFICEQCGKAFKTRFLLKTHLKKHSEEKPYVCNACGRAFRWAAGLRHHYLTHTNEHPFFCRYCPYKAKQKFQVIKHIQRHHPEHRAVDPSQGVGKDPSTHTVHLHSVQRESQAKEAPRMEEEGERPAEKDGTPQ; encoded by the exons GGggctcagagctgcctggagctAGCACACAGGAGAGCTCTGCTTCCGAGTGcctgctgtgccctgtctgCCAGGAGGCGTTTTTGCAGCCTGGCCAACTCAAGGAGCACTTCAAGACCCACCGTGCCCCGTCGggagccctgccctgtcccGAGAGGGGCTGCCACTTCACCACAGAGGACCGCAAGCAACTGCGCAGTCACTTGCGCCACCTGCATGGGGCCTCCCCCGTGTCCTGCGCCTGCCGGGCCTGCCCACTGCTCTTCCCCAGCCGCCAGGCCATGGAACAGCACCACCGGACACACCTCCCCTTCCACTGCGGCCACTGCGACTTCATCACAGCCAACGCCAAGCTCTtctggcagcacaggaggggtCACACCACAGAGTCCCCTTCTGAGATGCCCACAACAGGCGACCCCCACAGCCTTGACCAGTGCTGCATCCTGCAATCAG CATcagaagggcaggaggagccaggTGATTGCCACCCTGGCTGGAAAGCCAGCACAGCAAAAACCAGGCCAGCAAAGCCTGCGGGTACTGGGAACAGCTCCTTGAAGGGCCAGAAAGcatcagctggagaagaggactCGGACAGCAGTGGGGATGAGTCACCAGAGGAGGATGGCGAGAGCCCCTGCGAAGCCGAGGCCAAAGAGGATGGGAAGGCAGCTCCCAAAAAAGTTGGAGTGCCACAGGCACAGCACTTCAAAG ggGATGTTGCAGAAGGCTCTGAGTACCTCTACAAAACCCACATGTGCCCCGAATGCAAGCGGTGCTTCAAAAAGCGGACCCACCTGGTAGAGCACCTCCACCTGCACTTCCCTGACCCCAGCCTGCAGTGTCCCAACTGCCACAAGTACTTCACCAGCAAAAGCAAGCTGAAAATCCACATGATGCGGGAGACAGGCGAGAAGGCTCATCGCTGCCCACTCTGCCACTACAGCTCAGTGGAGAAGAATGCTCTCAACCGCCACATGGCCAGCATGCACGAGGACATCTCCAATTTCTACTCTGATGTTTACTCCTGCCCTGTCTGTGAGGAGAAGTTTCGGCTCAGCCAGGCCCTCAAGGAGCACTTGAAGACTCACAAAGCTGAGCCCAAGAGGCTGAGCTGCTTCCACGGGAACTGCAACTACTGTGCAGAGGACCGTAAGGAGTTTGTCCGTCACCTCAAGGATGCTCATGGCATCAAGGCAGTGGAGTGCAAGTACCATGCCTGCTCGCTGCTCTTCGGCACGGCTGAGGCCATGGAGGCTCACCGGAAAACCCACTATGCCTTCCACTGCCAGCAGTGTGACTTCATCTGCTCCAACAAGCACGTTTTCCGCAAGCACAAGAAGCAGGGCCACCCGGGCAGCGAGCAGCTCCAGTGCAGTTTCTGCCCCTATGCCACTTTCAACCCTGTGGAGTTTCATGACCATGTGGGCAAGATGCACGCCAATGAGAAGATCCACAAGTGCACTGAGTGTGCCTTCGCCACAGCGCACAAGCGGGTGCTCATCCGGCACATGCTGTTGCACACTG GAGAGAAACCTCACAAGTGTGAGCTCTGCGACTTCACGTGCCGGGATGTGAGCTACCTGTCCAAGCACATGCTGACCCATTCCAACGACAAGAACTTCATGTGCACTGAGTGTGGGTACATCACCAAGTGGAAGCATTACCTGAACGTCCACATGCGCAAGCACACCGGAGATCTCCG GTACCAGTGTAACCAGTGCTCGTACCGGTGTCACCGTGCTGACCAGCTGAGCAGCCACAAGCTGCGGCACCAGGGTAAAAGCCTGATCTGCGAGGTGTGCGGCTTCGCCTGCAAGCGCAAGTACGAGCTGCAGAAGCACATGCAGGCGAAGCATTCGCAGAACTACCAGGTACCTATCTTCCAGTGCCAGTATTGCACCTACCAGACCAAGTACAAGCAGGCACTGCTGAACCATGAGAACTGCAAGCACACCAAGCAGAAGGAGTTTCGCTGTGCCCTCTGTTCATACTGTACTTTCAGTAACACCAGCCTCTTCTTCCATAAGCGCAAGATTCATGGCTACGTTCCTGGTGACAAGGACTGGCTGGAAAATTACGCCAGCAAGGAGCTGGAGATCAGCTCATCTGAGGCACTCTTTGGCTATGAGGTTGGTGCAGCCCTGCATGTGGATGCCAGTTGCCCCCTCACTGGCAAGGAGCAGTGGATGAAGGAGAAGCCATCCCAGGTGGAGTCACAGGGAGAAGAAAGTTACCAGCAAGTGTTCATGGTGCCCCTCCTTGAGCAGGATGCCACTCcaccagagagcagcagtgaggcAGAGAGAggtgagggagagcagagctgtcctACTGCTGGCAATGCCCTGGAAGATGATTGCATGCAAGGAAATGTTGCCACAGGCTCTACTGAGCTCACTGTTTCTGAAGATGTGGCAGAGAGCTGCACCTTGCACTTAGAGGCACTGAATGTCTCGTCTGACCCTCTCCTGGAGAACTTGACTGGACAAGCCTGTGTGACCCAGCCAGAGCGTGTGGAAATGCTATCCTGCAAGGAGCCTCCTGGAGCCTATGAGATGCTGGGCTCCCAGGATGGCCTTGGCTTGGAGGACAGTGGCAATACACTTGAAGATGTCCCAGACTTTGAGGAAGAGGTAGATGTACAGGAAGACAAGGTGGTGAAGGGCAGTGTAGTGGCAGGAGACAACCGGGGAAAAGACACCCTAAAGGAGGATATGGGCCACCTTGAGGGGTCATGCTCAGACCACCACAAGGTCATGGCACACACTGAGGGGAGAGAGACCAGCCAAGCCAAGCTGCCAGAGGCCTGGCTCAGCATGCTGAAGGCACCTGAACAGGGCCACCTGCCTGTCCCAGAGGATGTGCCCACCTCTGGTGACAATGCCAGGGGCAGCTCAGAGTCAGTGCTGAAGGCTCTGCGGAAGCAGGACAAAGAGCAGGCAGAGACACTGGTGCTGGAGGGCAGGGTGCAGATGCTGGTGGTGCAGTCAGAGAGCCAGGTCTTTAAGTGTGAGAAGTGTTCGTACATCACGCGGAAGGAGAAATCCATGTCCCTGCACTCCAAAGCCAGCTGCCAGAGCCGACGGGCCTCGCTTGTGTGCCGTGAGTGTGGCGCCAGCTTTAAGCAGCAGAGGGGACTCAACACCCACCTCCTAAAGAAGTGCCCTGTTCTCCTGAAGAACAACAAGATCCTCAAACCAACTAATCAGGAGGCACCTGGACTGTGCCAACCTGCTGACCAGCCTGGTGATAATGGTACAGAAACAGCAGAGAGTGAGAAGGGAGGCTCAGAGGAGTCTGGGCATGCTGAGAGCCCTTGGGAAGCTGAACTGTTACCTGATAAAACACAAGCAGCAGGCATTCCTTTGACTGGGGCACAGACATCAGGCTGTCATGCCTCTGAGAAATCCCTGCTGGGTGATAGCACAGAGGTGGCAGAAGAGCCTCCCCAGCAAGGAGGTGGGACTGAACCAGGTGGAGCTGCTAGTGCCTCCCAGCCTGGGAAACCCTCAGAGAAATACCGACTGGAGGGAGGGAAGCTGCACTGCAATGCATGCTCTTTTGTGTGCTCCCGTGTCACCACCATCACCTCCCACGTGGAGGATGGCTGCCGGAACCTGGAGCAGTTCTGGTGCTCCCACTGCCCTGAAACCTTCCGCTCCCGGCGGGCCCTCAAGAGCCATTGTGCTGAAAAGCACATCGTGCATACCGAGGATGAACCCCAAAGGACCGAACTCCCTGAGGGGGACCCACTCAGTCTTGAGAAAGACCAGACCAATGAGCTCCCTCTGGATGCAGCCCCACCAAAAGCCACCCTGCCCAAGAGGAAGCGTTTCTCCTGCCCCACCTGCCCCTTCACCTGCCACCAGGAACGGGCCATGAAGACTCACAAGAAGAGGGGCTGCGTTACCCTGGGTGAGTTTCgctgcacctcctgccccttcACCTCCAAGGTGGCCAAAGCCCTGCGGCTGCACCGCAGGCTGCACCGCAAGCATTACAGCAAGCGGCCACAGCTGCAGTGCCGCCAGTGTGAGTTCACCTGCAAGCAGACCCGGTGCCTGCGGCAGCACATCCGCATCAAGCACGAGGGGGTGAAGCCACACAAGTGCCGCTACTGCGAGTTCAGCACCACGCGACGCTACCGCCTGGAGGCCCACCAGTCCCTGCACACCGGCGTGGGGCGCATCGCCTGCGGCATCTGCAGCCAGACCTTCGGCACCAACTCCAAGCTGCGCATCCACCGCCTGCGCGTGCATGAGAAGACACCCACCCATTTCTGCCCGCTCTGCGACTACAGTAGCTACCTGCAGAACGACATCACCCGCCACGTCAACAGCTGCCACCACGGTGAGCTCAACTTTGGCTGCTCCCGCTGTGAGGCTCGCTTCAGTTCTGAGACAGCCCTCAAGCAGCATGTCCTGCGACGGCACGAGGAGAAGGTTTCCTACAGCTGCCCACGCTGTGACTTCATGTGTCACAGTGAGGCCACGCTCAAGTGCCACGTGCAGAAGCAGCACCCACACCTGGAGTGCAGCACCTGCAAGGAGACCTTTGCCACCCGGGAGGCACTGGAGGAGCACAAGACGCAGCATTTCAGCCACCGCTGTGAGCTGTGCAGCTTTGCAGCCAAGGAGCGGCAGCAGCTGGTGCAGCATTACATGGAGAGCCATGAGCCGGCTGCCCCCCAGGACAAACCCCTGCACTGCCCTTTCTGTGACTTTGCCTGCCAGCACCAGCTTGTGTTTGACCAGCACATGAAGGGCCATGGGGGCACCCGCATGTACAAGTGCTCGGACTGTGAGTACACCACCAAGAACAGGCAAAAGATCACATGGCACATCCGCATCCACACCGGTGAGAAACCCTACAAGTGCCACCTCTGTAAATATGCCTGCGCTGACCCCTCACGTCTTAAG TATCACATGCGGATTCacaaggaggagaggaaatacCTCTGCCCTGACTGCGGCTACAAATGCAAGTGGGTGAACCAGCTCAAGTACCACATGACAAAGCACACAG GCCTGAAGCCATACCGCTGTGACGAGTGCGAGTACTGCACCAACCGCGCGGACGCTCTGCGGGTGCACAAGGAGACACGGCACCAGGAGGCCCGTTCCTTCATCTGTGAGCAGTGTGGCAAGGCCTTCAAGACGCGCTTTCTCCTCAAGACTCACCTGAAGAAGCACAGCGAGGAGAAGCCCTATGTGTGCAATGCCTGTGGCCGGGCTTTCCGCTGGGCAGCTGGCCTGCGCCACCACTACCTGACGCACACCAACGAGCACCCCTTCTTCTGCCGCTACTGCCCCTACAAGGCCAAGCAGAAGTTCCAGGTTATCAAACACATCCAGCGGCATCAccctgagcacagggctgtTGACCCTAGCCAGGGTGTGGGAAAGGACCCCAGCACACACACTGTCCACCTTCACAGCGTGCAGAGGGAGAGCCAGGCCAAGGAGGCCCCCaggatggaggaggaaggagagcgccctgcagagaaggatgGCACACCACAGTGA